One window of the Colletotrichum destructivum chromosome 4, complete sequence genome contains the following:
- a CDS encoding Putative HNH nuclease, which produces MGRDIDYFGENLVERLGLIRRIRKMCLAKNTETNERDRGTLSQATLWSLLLIIDMTRLRKIASDLEEDGDAKEDTLFRLPEVADGVQEMVWYCKPHAPNSFQFFYLLINRYLVTKGPIFELGDEEMINRNASLARAACQRLVDISTARYRLLTIRQVLERDGMHCVLTGHNNPEVCHIWPFWAVNRKDQADDSLKALALVFGMERILELREKLADKESNTVEKPGNMITLSGELQRLWEEDFLALEPIGPVFKPAHVPTTSSTGEEGTAKETSTPANRAKNDPKEGLREKASDRLMEKKKERDAEREIMHIEGVKLRFHWLKRTTHESMYSILGPDAELNPRKMWKDWEDNIVVHDVDGRPLENGHVLGIFPTSQAEAPDMEILRLRWDVLRMHALTGGADPVLYAPDDDYEDGRRVSVDRPKKVRALEALKDNQTEANNH; this is translated from the coding sequence ATGGGACGCGATATCGATTATTTCGGAGAAAATTTAGTCGAGCGTCTTGGACTCATACGACGAATTCGCAAAATGTGTCTCGCCAAGAACACAGAGACCAATGAACGAGATCGTGGGACGCTCAGCCAGGCAACTCTATGGTCGCTGCTGCTAATTATTGACATGACGCGACTTCGAAAGATCGCGAGTGACTTGGAGGAGGACGGTGATGCGAAGGAAGATACTCTGTTCCGCCTTCCTGAAGTTGCTGATGGTGTACAAGAAATGGTCTGGTATTGTAAACCACATGCTCCCAATTCCTTTCAGTTTTTCTATCTTTTGATTAATCGATATCTAGTCACCAAAGGGCCGATTTTCGAGTTGGGGGACGAAGAAATGATCAACCGGAACGCGAGCTTGGCGCGAGCGGCATGTCAGCGATTGGTAGACATCTCAACAGCCAGATATCGGTTGCTAACGATCCGGCAGGTTCTTGAACGAGACGGCATGCATTGTGTCTTGACTGGCCACAATAATCCTGAAGTGTGCCATATCTGGCCCTTTTGGGCTGTGAACCGGAAGGACCAAGCCGACGATTCACTCAAGGCATTGGCTTTGGTATTCGGAATGGAACGCATCCTTGAACTCAGAGAAAAGCTTGCCGACAAAGAATCCAACACCGTCGAAAAGCCCGGCAACATGATCACTCTCAGCGGAGAGCTTCAACGACTCTGGGAAGAGGATTTCCTCGCCCTTGAACCTATCGGGCCTGTCTTCAAACCGGCGCATGTCCCGACCACTTCAAGCACCGGAGAGGAAGGTACTGCTAAAGAGACATCGACCCCGGCAAATCGTGCCAAAAACGATCCCAAAGAAGGCCTCCGGGAGAAAGCTTCGGATAGGttgatggagaagaagaaggaacGTGATGCGGAACGCGAGATCATGCACATCGAAGGTGTTAAGCTTCGGTTTCATTGGCTCAAACGAACCACTCACGAGTCCATGTACAGCATCCTTGGTCCCGATGCCGAGTTGAACCCGCGGAAGATGTGGAAAGATTGGGAGGATAATATCGTGGTTCACGACGTTGACGGCCGGCCCCTCGAGAACGGCCATGTTCTCGGGATTTTCCCAACAAGCCAAGCCGAAGCCCCCGATATGGAAATTCTGCGCCTTCGGTGGGATGTCCTCCGGATGCATGCCCTGACTGGAGGTGCTGACCCGGTGCTGTACGCACCCGATGACGATTATGAAGATGGGCGGAGGGTCTCGGTCGATCGACCCAAGAAGGTGCGTGCTCTTGAAGCTCTGAAGGACAACCAAACCGAGGCCAACAACCACTGA
- a CDS encoding Putative sugar phosphate transporter domain-containing protein, with amino-acid sequence MPHSTTSGSTIQTSSVNRSQYSPRSHSDTDNLSANGGMEKFPDHIDSYLTNGSRATSPAKTNGYALPGATTGGDRWQPRKESLQGRGVRWGGAAGQSPATRHGHGRQKSLGDAIHNIRTRGGSVGQNAHEIADALRAPVSPKLIALCVLWYTSSALTNTSSKSILTAFDKPATLTLIQFAFVATYCILFAWLANIFPSLRTTIPALKHGIRYPSRDVITTTLPLAAFQIFGHLLSSTATSKIPVSLVHTIKGLSPLFTVLAYRLVFNIRYSINTYLSLVPLTLGVMLACSGKHNKYSGELLGILYALLATIIFVTQNIFSKRLFNEAAKAEAEGQSARSQKLDKLNLLCYSSGMAFILTVPIWFWSEGTGIIGDVLHDGAVDLNEKAGSFDHGRLTIEFIFNGTFHFGQNILAFVLLSLVSPVTYSVASLIKRVFVIVIAIIWFRNQTTPLQGVGILLTFVGLYLYDRTHDRDKADRKAKMMEIKEEPLLPLNTKEAFSASQNAPVFESPMVSAGPFQSFSNGPSPRRSEDSKKSDGPSNGRARGASNAAWLAPGTKQEDTWRFGDR; translated from the exons ATGCCTCACTCCACCACCTCCGGCTCTACGATACAAACCTCTTCGGTCAATCGATCGCAGTACTCACCAAGATCGCACAGCGACACCGACAACCTCTCTgccaacggcggcatggAGAAGTTTCCCGATCACATCGACTCCTACCTCACCAACGGCTCAAGGGCCACAAGCCCTGCAAAGACGAACGGCTATGCGCTCCCAGGCGCGACCACAGGCGGCGACCGCTGGCAGCCTCGAAAGGAAAGTCTTCAGGGTCGTGGGGTAAGATggggaggagcagcaggccagtCGCCGGCAACACGGCACGGCCACGGCAGGCAGAAGAGTCTGGGCGATGCCATTCACAACATCCGGACGAGAGGTGGAAGCGTTGGCCAAAACGCTCATGAAATAGCCGATGCGCTGCGAGCTCCAGTCTCTCCCAAACTGATT GCGCTCTGTGTTCTGTGGTACACCTCGTCTGCCCTGACCAACACTTCCTCAAAATCCATCCTGACGGCGTTTGACAAACCCGCGACCCTCACCCTCATTCAGTTCGCTTTCGTAGCGACTTACTGTATTCTATTCGCCTGGCTCGCCAACATCTTCCCAAGCCTCAGGACTACGATACCAGCCCTTAAGCATGGTATCCGCTACCCGTCCCGCGACGTCATCACGACCACTTTGCCTCTTGCCGCATTCCAGATCTTCGGCCATTTGTTAAGCTCGACAGCGACGTCAAAGATACCCGTCTCGCTCGTCCACACAATCAAGGGTCTCTCTCCCTTGTTCACGGTTCTGGCCTACCGGCTGGTGTTCAACATTCGGTATTCGATCAACACCTATTTGTCGCTGGTTCCCTTGACTCTCGGGGTTATGCTAGCTTGCTCCGGCAAGCACAACAAGTACAGCGGCGAGCTTTTGGGCATTCTGTACGCTCTTCTagccaccatcatcttcgtGACGCAGAATATCTTCTCTAAACGTCTCTTCAACGAAGCTGCcaaggccgaagccgaaggtCAATCCGCGAGGTCACAAAAGCTCGACAAGCTGAACCTGCTCTGCTATTCCTCGGGTATGGCCTTCATCCTGACGGTACCCATCTGGTTCTGGAGCGAGGGCACCGGGATAATCGGCGATGTCCTCCACGATGGAGCAGTCGACCTGAATGAGAAAGCGGGATCCTTTGACCACGGCCGCTTGACCATTGAGTTTATATTCAACGGCACCTTCCATTTCGGACAGAACATTTTGGCCTTTGTCCTCTTGTCGCTGGTTTCGCCAGTAACATACTCCGTTGCAAGTCTGATCAAGCGTGTTTTCGTCATTGTCATCGCAATCATCTGGTTCCGGAACCAGACGACACCTCTCCAGGGGGTCGGCATCTTGCTGACCTTTGTTGGCCTTTACCTCTACGACCGAACTCACGACCGGGACAAAGCGGATCGCAAGGCCAAGATGATGGAGATCAAGGAGGAGCCTCTCCTGCCCCTGAACACCAAGGAAGCATTCAGCGCAAGCCAGAATGCGCCGGTCTTTGAGAGCCCCATGGTCTCGGCCGGCCCGTTCCAGTCCTTCAGCAACGGACCTTCGCCTCGAAGGAGCGAAGATTCAAAAAAGTCGGATGGTCCTAGCAACGGCCGAGCTCGCGGCGCGAGTAACGCTGCCTGGCTTGCACCGGGCACAAAGCAGGAAGACACATGGCGGTTTGGGGATCGGTAA
- a CDS encoding Putative origin recognition complex, subunit 5, P-loop containing nucleoside triphosphate hydrolase, which produces MIARLPLALPWRKPRDGPILFSADAEFPPEGFDISFRRLGAPNKRKTNSIKMASLFQLPEELLLSPLYERFPCREYQIRSLATLLHPTAAPCRNLVVYGTEATGKSTVVEALLQTLSKASDKEPEPEPSLKFAVINSIQCITGRHLFERTVASVVDAIQWEAPPKKCETLAQLMVELCKMLKYTQRPEGWRLVLVFDAVDRQRDAPPTLLTALARLSEVIPCLTCVFIVTAPPPGFLRTSFAQHIQFPNYTKQEFVKILSATPPPPTPTTTQDDTNFLWSRFCGAVCDALTTSASRTLPSCRHSCEALWPRFTAPILARTHGPREFSKLLIASRVHFQDESLLNPSIVFVKPGAASSATAVNGHGPGPAGTPSKHATAQQAMSTATADLTTLLPTTTRLLLLAAYLASHNAAKHDLVLFSTYHHGRRKRRGGGFVAPKRGRPSKHKKISRKLLGAHAFVLERMLAIFAALRCEWAADDGLAVGSVVDGDVGMAISTLASLRLLMKVGMAGDPMDRGGKWRINVGWDVIRGVGRSLGIEVEEWLVD; this is translated from the exons ATGATCGCGCGTCTTCCACTGGCTCTACCTTGGCGCAAACCACGCGACGGACCAATCCTATTCTCGGCCGACGCTGAGTTCCCTCCCGAAGGATTTGACATTAGCTTTCGCCGCTTGGGAGCGCCGAACAAGCGCAAGACGAACTCAATTAAAATGGCGTCACTCTTTCAGCTGCCAGAAGAGCTTCTTCTGTCTCCTCTGTATGAACGATTCCCCTGTCGAGAATATCAAATCCGATCTCTAGCCACCCTCCTCCAT CCTACAGCAGCGCCTTGTCGGAACCTTGTCGTCTACGGCACCGAGGCCACCGGCAAGtccaccgtcgtcgaggccctccTGCAAACCCTCTCCAAAGCCTCCGACAAGGAGCCAGAACCCGAACCGTCTCTCAAGTTCGCTGTCATCAACTCCATACAATGCATCACAGGCCGGCACCTGTTCGAGCGGACCGTCGCCTCCGTAGTGGATGCCATACAATGGGAGGCGCCACCCAAGAAATGCGAGACTCTGGCGCAGCTGATGGTTGAGCTGTGCAAGATGCTCAAGTATACTCAACGTCCCGAGGGCTGGCGCCTTGTCCTCGTCTTTGACGCAGTCGACCGCCAGCGAGACGCTCCCCCAACCCTCCTCACTGCTCTAGCAAGACTATCCGAAGTA ATACCCTGCCTGACTtgcgtcttcatcgtcaccgccCCTCCGCCGGGCTTCCTCCGCACCTCCTTCGCGCAGCATATCCAGTTCCCAAATTACACCAAACAGGAATTCGTCAAGATTCTCTCCGccaccccgccgccgccgaccccgaCGACCACACAGGACGACACAAACTTCCTCTGGAGCCGCTTCTGCGGCGCCGTCTGCGATGCCCTCACGACATCGGCCTCCCGTACGCTGCCCTCGTGCCGCCACAGCTGCGAGGCCCTTTGGCCGCGCTTCACCGCACCTATACTCGCGCGCACCCACGGCCCGCGCGAATTCTCCAAGCTCCTCATCGCCTCGCGCGTTCACTTCCAGGATGAGAGCCTCTTGAACCCGAGCATCGTTTTCGTCAAGCCCggcgcggcctcgtcggcgaccgCCGTTAACGGCCATGGCCCGGGGCCCGCCGGGACGCCATCGAAGCACgcgacggcgcagcaggccaTGAGCACCGCCACTGCCGACCTAACGACGCTCCTGCCCACCACGACGCGACTGTTGCTACTGGCGGCGTACCTGGCGTCGCACAATGCCGCCAAGCATGATCTGGTGCTCTTCTCGACCTACCACCACGGTCGACGCAAGCGTCGCGGCGGGGGTTTCGTGGCGCCGAAACGGGGCCGCCCCAGCAAACACAAAAAGATCTCGCGCAAGTTGCTCGGCGCGCACGCTTTCGTCCTCGAGCGCATGCTCGCCATCTTCGCGGCCCTACGGTGCGAAtgggccgccgacgacgggctcgccGTCGGGAGCGTGGTCGACGGGGACGTCGGCATGGCGATCTCGACCCTTGCGAGCTTGCGATTGCTGATGAAGGTCGGCATGGCAGGTGATCCGATGGATCGGGGCGGCAAGTGGAGGATCAATGTGGGATGGGACGTCATCAGGGGCGTAGGGAGAAGCCTCGGTATCGAGGTGGAGGAATGGCTTGTTGACTAG
- a CDS encoding Putative PSP, proline-rich: MAAPKMTKNQMRRAKKKELKKTQVETASKTPEPNDEKKPEEADTQEKAGEELEVKNDARTSVNGVADGPAEDDVDLDDERFAAFKDIFSKFGVSLDEDEVAKEANAGNQGEVIWDDDDIPSEDEEATGQTKLSKKKRKQLNKLSIAELKALVKIPDVVEWQDTSSSDPRLLVQIKAQRNVVPVPGHWQLKREYLSSKRGIEKPPFRLPKFIAETGITEMRDAVLEKQEQQSLKQKQRERVAPKMGKLDIDYQKLYDAFFRFQTKPELTRFGEVYYEGKESEVDFQHFRPGELTEATKEALGMPPGAPPPWLINQQRFGPPPSYPTMKIPGLNAPPPPGGSWGFHPGGWGKPPVDEFNRPLYGGDVFGLTNQAGAQVAPPVAQPLGTGEPVEKTLWGELQPRDEESEEEESEDESENEEEEDADVPGGLATPSGIETSGGMVSSVPTDYPGQGVETSVAGEMDLRKQRRGFDTEESSHPRSAYQVIPERQQRTEGFFGSDRVYDLNQQKGAGNVPVLGQEDDSRKRKKPGDVDVALDPDALQSHDGISKDELRRRFEEGKREEGIGAKWAYEEDLSEMIAQESRKRQKVDEKRNDEKKKQSKYRF, from the exons ATGGCGGCCCCAAAGATGACGAAGAACCAAATGCGgagggcgaagaagaaggagctgAAGAAGACACAGGTAGAG ACCGCGTCGAAAACCCCCGAGCCCAatgacgagaagaagcctGAGGAGGCCGACACCCAAGAAAAGGCTGGCGAAGAGCTCGAAGTTAAGAATGACGCCAGAACAAGCGTCAATGGTGTGGCCGATGGCccggccgaagacgacgtcgacctcgacgacgagagaTTTGCCGCGTTCAAGGACATTTTCTCAAAGTTTGGGGTCTCATtagacgaggacgaagtgGCGAAAGAGGCCAATGCCGGTAATCAGGGCGAGGTGATatgggacgacgacgacattcctagcgaggacgaggaggccacgGGACAGACCAAGctctccaagaagaagcggaagcAGCTCAACAAGCTCTCTATTGCGGAGCTCAAGGCGCTGGTCAAGATCCCCGACGTGGTCGAGTGGCAGGACACATCGTCTTCGGATCCGCGACTGCTCGTGCAGATCAAGGCTCAGAGGAACGTGGTTCCGGTTCCCGGTCACTGGCAGCTCAAGAGAGAATACCTGTCTTCGAAGCGAGGTATCGAGAAGCCGCCCTTCCGGCTACCAAAGTTCATTGCCGAGACGGGTATCACGGAAATGCGTGATGCTGTCTTGGAGAAGCAAGAACAACAGTCActgaagcagaagcagcgcGAGCGCGTTGCCCCCAAGATGGGCAAGCTGGACATCGACTATCAGAAACTCTACGACGCATTCTTCCGTTTCCAAACCAAGCCCGAGCTGACGCGGTTCGGCGAGGTCTACTATGAGGGCAAAGAAAGCGAGGTTGATTTCCAGCACTTCAGACCAGGTGAGCTGACCGAAGCTACAAAGGAGGCTCTGGGCATGCCCCCAGGCGCCCCCCCGCCGTGGCTCATCAACCAGCAACGTTTCGGCCCCCCTCCATCATATCCCACTATGAAAATTCCCGGACTCaacgcgccgccgccaccaggCGGGTCGTGGGGATTTCACCCCGGTGGCTGGGGCAAGCCTCCCGTCGACGAGTTCAACCGACCCCTCTACGGCGGTGATGTCTTCGGTCTCACAAACCAGGCCGGCGCGCAGGTGGCGCCTCCAGTTGCCCAACCCCTGGGTACCGGTGAACCCGTGGAGAAGACGCTCTGGGGTGAGCTCCAGCCCCGCGACGAGGAGTCTGAAGAGGAGGAATCGGAAGACGAATCAGAAaatgaagaggaggaagacgcgGACGTCCCCGGCGGTCTTGCGACACCGAGCGGTATCGAGACCTCGGGCGGCATGGTCTCGTCCGTACCGACAGACTACCCCGGCCAGGGCGTCGAGACCTCCGTGGCGGGCGAGATGGACCTGCGGAAGCAGAGGCGCGGCTTCGATACAGAGGAGAGCTCGCACCCTCGCTCCGCGTACCAGGTCATCCCCGAGCGACAGCAGCGCACCGAGGGTTTCTTCGGCAGCGACAGGGTGTACGATCTCAACCAGCAAAAAGGCGCCGGCAACGTGCCGGTCCTCGGCCAGGAGGACGACAGTCGCAAGCGCAAGaagcccggcgacgtcgacgtcgcgctCGACCCGGACGCGCTGCAGAGCCACGACGGTATTAGCAAGGACGAGTTGCGACGCCGgttcgaggagggcaagCGTGAGGAGGGCATTGGCGCCAAGTGGGCGTACGAGGAGGACCTGTCGGAAATGATTGCGCAGgagtcgaggaagaggcaaaAGGTGGACGAGAAGCGCAACGACGAGAAAAAGAAGCAGAGCAAGTACAGGTTTTAG
- a CDS encoding Putative zn(2)Cys(6) fungal-type DNA-binding domain-containing protein has translation MTLTPSSEQSDSAVAAVAAANHIDDKPYHSKRPHKKSRTGCRNCKARKVKCDESRPICRNCMLRKADCVFPGPSHSHSEPGPGSPSSSSASAVSPSRSRSHTPQGSHASIDDDYNALVLREPLYIPAGDRDATDMKLLWFYTTNTFASFATQAGQVKRVDDILKIKIPSHAFESPFLMDCLLGTSALQLQHLKQDIAPSRALRYRARAFEGYRKAIEEGKPETFPALIATSLLLTALSSQMFREEGTKDLYIIDWMIVWRGIGLMIDMATPQTLWDSGLADLFVRPPINLDEAAKHIPNNLLFMISSIQPGDPDYDHISTYYDTLKYLGSLYAALVHGFNPVMTLRVVTWFTFIPKAFVELGRQKRPRALVILAHYLMFIKVARNLWWIEGIGDREIAGIVRHLGEDWYEELAAPRLALLLDDRVDITRLILADPEWDSPVDDFKAPLHDARTEMLTWVDDSGKRYKGMPQRVGDLQPADPAPRRLPWDGDGLHQDPMMLCAPGREYAERVLEAIDMGVQDMDVSR, from the coding sequence ATGACCCTaaccccctcctccgaaCAATCAgactcggccgtcgccgccgttgccgctgcAAATCacatcgacgacaagccATACCACTCAAAACGACCTCACAAGAAGTCCCGGACGGGGTGCCGGAACTGCAAGGCCCGTAAGGTGAAATGCGACGAGTCTCGCCCGATTTGCCGTAACTGCATGCTCCGCAAGGCCGACTGTGTTTTCCCCGGACCgtcccactcccactccgAGCCTGGCCCGGGGTCGCCATCTAGCTCCTCCGCCAGTGCCGTCTCACCCTCACGCTCGCGGTCCCATACGCCACAAGGCAGCCacgccagcatcgacgaTGACTATaacgccctcgtcctcagAGAGCCGCTCTACATCCCTGCCGGCGACAGGGACGCCACCGACATGAAACTCCTTTGGTTCTACACCACAAACACCTTCGCGTCCTTCGCGACGCAGGCCGGGCAGGTGAAGCGggtcgacgacatcctcaaGATCAAGATTCCCAGCCACGCCTTCGAGAGCCCCTTCCTCATGGACTGTCTGCTCGGCACATCTGccctccagctccagcaTCTGAAACAGGACATCGCGCCCTCGCGCGCCCTCCGCTACCGCGCCCGCGCCTTCGAGGGCTATcgcaaggccatcgaggagggcaagCCCGAAACCTTCCCCGCCCTCATCGCGACCTCGTTGCTCCTGACGGCCCTGTCCTCGCAAATGTTCCGCGAAGAGGGCACCAAGGACCTCTACATCATCGACTGGATGATTGTCTGGCGCGGCATCGGTCTCATGATCGACATGGCCACGCCCCAGACCCTCTGGGACTCGGGCCTTGCCGACCTCTTTGTGCGCCCGCCTatcaacctcgacgaggccgccaagcACATCCCCAACAACCTGCTCTTCATGATCTCCTCCATCCAACCCGGCGACCCGGATTATGACCACATCTCGACGTACTACGACACGCTTAAGTACCTCGGCTCACTCTACGCAGCGCTCGTCCATGGCTTCAATCCCGTCATGACCCTTCGCGTTGTCACGTGGTTCACTTTCATCCCCAAGGCCTTTGTCGAGCTGGGCCGTCAGAAAAGGCCTCGCGCCTTGGTCATTCTCGCCCACTACCTAATGTTTATTAAAGTCGCGCGGAACCTGTGGTGGATAGAGGGTATCGGTGACCGCGAGATCGCTGGAATCGTCCGccatctcggcgaggacTGGTACGAAGAGCTTGCCGCGCCACGCCTGGCCTTACTGCTGGATGACAGGGTCGATATCACGAGACTGATTCTCGCCGATCCCGAGTGGGATTcgcccgtcgacgacttcAAAGCCCCGCTACACGACGCTCGTACGGAGATGCTCACCTGGGTCGACGACAGTGGCAAACGGTACAAGGGCATGCCGCAGCGTGTCGGCGACTTACAACCAGCTGATCCCGCGCCGCGGAGGCTGCCCTGGGACGGAGATGGTCTTCATCAAGATCCGATGATGCTCTGTGCTCCGGGGAGAGAGTACGCCGAGAGAGTGCTGGAGGCGATTGACATGGGTGTTCAGGACATGGATGTTTCCAGGTGA
- a CDS encoding Putative polycomb protein, VEFS-Box: MTLPSRRQRSTPFLQRNILQGMGNTQSSAQKAAASGDVPNGHNDGRPTKRRCFDADHQLADQIFQARDVGDLQRNLRVQVNRIFHKASKRVAAASSDDVVNLKARCKVSLSHVTNAGDVLLYCNSQLCDIRSFKDPGGPYRMARIGLPRPFYIPEDSMRINRDDDGSFDLADSYRLCVELEAAGPTFWPPIIINNPSGDEHASSRQSDTIHWVLTAASSDLFSRRRTLLNLKVKKSPQLLAPTDHVIDVDASWATAFEAGQIRAVESGVEPSITVSGQDTLVYEATDTIIEPPYESPPGTPVRALSNSYVNGDAHGDEEAEEELTPNRSLRVRGATKNYNLKVLSDKAQGKDKKRKKRGAASAVEEGSVTYYLPSEKVCLDSYRCITCGMPHGSFPQLHAHLISLHDEYEYRPQSRTKGAEFEVAHRYETYSFGPEPFALRRPTKAFDLDQFAEGNLSFVTSRFETEDKSTAGAPPLGGRPSRQPLTKPVQAPSKLIIPDIGQPLYDPITRAELQPGTEYRKPEASHEWLIQWHRDALADFSDVPPDEMEYMQEWDKFMLAKRITSNIYFSPAWLSFVKIKSDWLLSSPSRMLEFGKHLTYLLVRGSLDHETVEEALKHIAACRKRLDMENGKHPAAAPKEPPQGPHVRKSAGGCQVCGLVVLGPRLLLCANSDCAKRLYHSDCIRDNAKMNVEDPDWVCNQCFETQVAEHI; encoded by the exons ATGACGCTTCCTTCGCGGCGCCAGCGCAGTACCCCGTTTCTTCAGAGGAACATCTTGCAAGGCATGGGCAATACTCAGTCGTCGGCTCAAAAGGCCGCCGCTTCCGGAGATGTTCCCAATGGCCACAACGACGGCCGCCCGACCAAGCGCCGCTGCTTTGACGCCGATCACCAACTCGCAGACCAGATCTTCCAAGCTCGAGATGTCGGCGATCTGCAGCGCAATCTGCGCGTCCAAGTCAACCGTATCTTTCACAAGGCCTCGAAGagggtcgccgccgcctcttccgACGATGTCGTCAACCTCAAAGCACGGTGCAAGGTCTCACTTTCACACGTGACCAACGCTGGCGACGTCCTGTTGTACTGTAACAGTCAACTGTGCGATATCAGATCTTTCAAGGATCCCGGCGGACCATACCGCATGGCCCGCATAGGCCTGCCGCGCCCCTTTTACATTCCCGAAGACAGCATGCGTATCAAtcgcgatgacgacggctCCTTCGACCTAGCTGACTCTTATCGCCTTTGCGTCGAGCTGGAAGCCGCTGGCCCAACCTTCTGGccgcccatcatcatcaacaaccctTCCGGCGATGAGCATGCCTCTTCTCGGCAGTCAGACACCATACACTGGGTGCTCACGGCAGCCTCATCCGACCTGTTTTCCAGGCGGCGGACGTTGCTGAACCTCAAAGTCAAGAAGAGTCCACAGTTGCTCGCACCAACGGACCACGTCATCGATGTGGACGCTTCGTGGGCCACCGCCTTCGAGGCAGGTCAGATTCGGGCTGTGGAATCGGGCGTCGAACCCTCCATCACTGTGTCTGGGCAGGACACCCTGGTCTACGAGGCCACTGATACCATCATTGAACCGCCGTATGAGAGCCCTCCCGGAACTCCAGTCAGGGCCCTTAGCAACAGCTATGTCAATGGAGATGCCCATGGCGATGAagaggccgaagaagaaCTCACACCCAACCGGTCGCTTCGAGTGCGCGGCGCCACCAAAAACTACAACCTGAAAGTTCTCAGTGACAAGGCTCAAGGAAAGGACAAGAAACGCAAGAAACGCGGAGCCGCGAGCGCTGTCGAGGAAGGCAGCGTTACCTACTATCTGCCCAGCGAAAAAGTCTGCCTGGATTCCTACCGCTGCATCACATGCGGCATGCCACATGGCTCTTTTCCCCAGCTTCACGCGCATCTCATAAGCCTACATGACGAGTATGAATACCGCCCGCAGTCCCGTACAAAAGGCGCAGAGTTCGAGGTCGCGCATCGTTACGAAACATATTCGTTCGGTCCTGAGCCGTTCGCTCTCCGCCGACCCACCAAGGCGTTCGACTTGGACCAATTTGCCGAAGGAAACCTATCATTTGTGACTTCCCGCTTCGAGACTGAGGACAAGAGCACAGCAGGAGCTCCGCCCCTGGGCGGCCGGCCTAGCAGACAGCCGCTCACCAAGCCCGTACAG GCTCCTTCGAAATTGATCATTCCGGATATCGGGCAGCCGCTGTATGACCCGATTACCAGGGCCGAGTTACAACCAGGCACCGAGTACAGAAAGCCAGAAGCTAGCCATGAATGGCTTATCCAGTGGCATCGAGACGCCCTTGCAGATTTCTCAGATGTCCCACCCGACGAGATGGAGTACATGCAGGAATGGGACAAGTTCATGCTCGCGAAGCGCATCACATCAAACATTTATTTCTCTCCTGCCTGGCTGAGCTTCGTCAAGATCAAATCGGATTGGCTGCTTTCGTCTCCTTCCCGCATGCTGGAGTTTGGAAAGCATCTTACATACCTCTTAGTCCGAGGCAGCCTCGACCATGAGACTGTCGAAGAAGCCCTCAAGCACATTGCTGCTTGCAGGAAGAGGCTTGACATGGAGAACGGCAAACACCCCGCAGCGGCACCTAAGGAACCACCGCAGGGACCCCACGTTAGGAAGAGCGCTGGTGGTTGCCAGGTCTGTggactcgtcgtcctcggacCAAGGTTGCTGCTGTGTGCCAACTCT GATTGCGCGAAGCGTCTCTATCATTCGGATTGCATAAGAGATAACGCAAAGATGAACGTCGAGGATCCTGACTGGGTTTGTAACCAGTGCTTTGAAACACAAGTTGCGGAGCACATCTAG